In one Microcoleus sp. bin38.metabat.b11b12b14.051 genomic region, the following are encoded:
- a CDS encoding serine/threonine-protein kinase, producing MQHSKYRILGLVGQGQFGRVFCASVRESPAKDSRLTSQLVALKELSHQKAPTSEFLRELWFLITLQHANIVTCRALEHTATGRYLVMDYCEGGTLRNLLKQDRPLRLLEGLQLVMELLAGLDYAHRRGVVHCDIKPENILLTLGSKGWSPRLSDFGIARRLPEIGTTRLHQEISPDATVGSPAYMAPERFYGLYSPMSDIYAVGILLFELLMGYRPFGGTPGDLRWAHLNQRLQLPDAIPEPLQAIVKKSLEKLPARRFASASQMAQALRLIMYDPAVRQLGDCIVPWENLATSGAKTPNPETESLQEVEDERASKPTINLLRTVRYSASQPKPLILPAPLTALIATENYLYAAVRNEVKVWCQPGKQPVTAEMPTSILMPETVRGILPAAGGCCVLTQQKLYWLNYSSWEPQCLLDIGLRQGPDAFKAAVDSDGRWLTVAVPGELRFYALAALGAAGDREKALKPIATVPLPEHYLPELMFLDRRHVLAVWPDNEPKNPQTIFRVYTRRGTPVGSVRLSASIGQMLLTPEPYTLLGIPQGGKAAVLLMKLWPLKVARIPLESLPVSACVTNWGWVVADVAGQILVLNSQGIQVGNFSSPVAQGAIAPWGNTGLVIAANTESETHLHFLDVDVEETNSR from the coding sequence ATGCAACATTCTAAGTACCGCATTTTAGGGCTAGTCGGACAAGGGCAATTTGGTCGAGTCTTTTGTGCCAGCGTTCGAGAAAGTCCAGCTAAGGACTCCCGTCTTACCAGCCAACTGGTTGCTCTCAAAGAACTCAGCCATCAAAAAGCCCCAACGAGCGAATTCTTGCGAGAGTTGTGGTTTCTGATCACCTTGCAGCACGCCAACATAGTAACGTGCCGAGCTCTAGAACACACAGCTACAGGCAGGTACTTGGTGATGGACTACTGCGAGGGAGGAACCCTCCGCAACTTGCTCAAACAAGACCGCCCGTTGCGGCTGCTCGAAGGTTTGCAGCTAGTCATGGAACTTTTAGCAGGCTTAGACTACGCCCACCGCCGAGGTGTAGTTCACTGCGACATCAAACCCGAAAATATCCTCCTAACTCTAGGCTCCAAAGGTTGGTCCCCCAGGCTGTCTGACTTTGGTATCGCGCGCAGGCTGCCAGAAATCGGTACAACTCGCCTCCACCAAGAAATTTCTCCCGACGCTACCGTAGGTTCCCCCGCTTACATGGCCCCAGAGCGGTTTTACGGTCTTTATTCCCCCATGTCAGATATATATGCAGTGGGAATTCTGCTGTTTGAGTTGCTAATGGGCTACCGCCCTTTCGGCGGCACCCCCGGGGACTTGAGATGGGCACATCTGAATCAACGCTTGCAACTTCCCGACGCCATCCCCGAACCTTTACAAGCAATAGTCAAAAAATCCTTGGAAAAGCTGCCAGCCCGCCGTTTTGCCAGTGCTTCCCAAATGGCTCAAGCTCTGCGGCTGATCATGTACGATCCTGCTGTCAGGCAATTGGGGGACTGCATTGTTCCTTGGGAAAACCTGGCAACGAGCGGCGCTAAAACTCCGAATCCGGAAACTGAGTCTTTGCAGGAAGTTGAAGATGAAAGAGCATCAAAACCGACTATTAATTTACTTCGGACTGTGCGCTATTCGGCTTCGCAGCCCAAGCCGCTGATACTTCCTGCACCGCTGACGGCTTTAATTGCCACTGAAAATTATCTCTACGCTGCTGTACGTAATGAGGTGAAGGTTTGGTGTCAGCCGGGAAAACAGCCGGTTACAGCAGAAATGCCGACTTCTATCTTAATGCCGGAGACCGTACGCGGCATTCTACCTGCTGCCGGTGGCTGCTGCGTTCTCACTCAGCAAAAACTATACTGGCTCAACTATAGCTCTTGGGAGCCTCAGTGCTTGCTTGATATTGGTTTAAGGCAAGGCCCCGATGCTTTTAAAGCTGCTGTTGATTCTGACGGCCGCTGGTTGACAGTAGCTGTTCCGGGGGAACTGCGTTTTTATGCTTTAGCTGCGCTAGGCGCTGCGGGCGATCGAGAAAAAGCCCTGAAGCCGATCGCGACTGTGCCGTTACCGGAACATTATTTACCAGAATTAATGTTTTTGGATCGGCGACACGTTTTAGCAGTTTGGCCGGACAACGAACCCAAAAATCCCCAAACTATTTTTAGAGTTTACACTCGCCGCGGCACGCCAGTGGGTTCTGTACGGTTGTCGGCGAGCATCGGACAGATGCTGTTGACACCTGAGCCTTATACTTTGCTGGGAATTCCCCAAGGTGGCAAAGCGGCGGTGCTGTTGATGAAATTGTGGCCGCTCAAGGTAGCGCGAATTCCCCTTGAAAGTTTGCCCGTGTCTGCTTGTGTGACTAATTGGGGATGGGTTGTGGCTGATGTTGCGGGGCAGATTCTCGTTTTAAACAGTCAAGGGATTCAAGTAGGCAATTTTAGCAGCCCCGTCGCACAAGGGGCGATCGCCCCCTGGGGAAATACTGGTTTGGTGATTGCTGCCAATACTGAGTCCGAGACTCACTTGCACTTTTTAGATGTAGATGTTGAGGAGACTAATTCGCGATGA